One genomic window of Elaeis guineensis isolate ETL-2024a chromosome 2, EG11, whole genome shotgun sequence includes the following:
- the LOC105040842 gene encoding probable transcriptional regulatory protein At2g25830, whose amino-acid sequence MTSTARTLRAFLRRVSLSHGFSSSLSSLKNPSTLQRFDLFEKKATVGDVLRLRRIWTSPPVCMGRRSCKIAGRKDAQNLKKMKRNGKIGKEIVAAVKKAGPNPKSNTTLAAVLEKARELDVPKEIVERNIKKASEKGQETYIEKFYEVYGFGGVGMVVEVLTDKITRSVAAVRGVVKDSGAKLADPGSILFKFRRVRVVNIKATDADKDQLLVVALDAGAEDVIEPTVYDDDSEEDHSESYYKIVTEAENYSAILSKLQDEGIAYEPDNGFELLPLNPIEVDDEAMELNKETNVQIT is encoded by the exons ATGACTTCCACCGCGAGGACTTTAAGAGCATTTCTCCGCAGAGTCTCACTCTCCCATGGCTTTTCCTCCTCCCTCTCGTCTCTCAAGAACCCCTCGACGCTCCAGA GGTTTGATTTATTCGAGAAGAAAGCAACAGTGGGTGATGTACTGAGATTGAGAAGGATATGGACATCTCCTCCAGTATGTATGGGACGGCGTTCTTGCAAGATCGCTGGAAGAAAG GATGCTCagaatttgaagaagatgaaacgcAATGGAaaaattggaaaagaaattgtTGCTGC TGTGAAGAAAGCTGGCCCAAATCCAAAATCGAACACAACTTTAGCTGCTGTATTGGAGAAAGCTAGAGAGCTAGATGTACCCAAGGAAATTGTGGAGCGCAACATCAAAAAAGCATCTGAAAAGGGACAAGAGACTTATATTGAGAAGTTCTATGAG GTGTATGGTTTTGGCGGGGTTGGTATGGTAGTTGAAGTCCTGACCGATAAAATAACCAGATCAGTGGCTGCTGTCAGAGGAGTCGTGAAGGACTCTGGGGCAAAGCTGGCTGATCCAGGATCTATCTTATTCAAGTTTAGGCGTGTCCGAGTTGTGAACATAAAGGCAACTGATGCTGATAAAGATCAGCTGCTTGTTGTTGCCTTAGATGCTGGTGCTGAAGATGTTATTGAGCCAACAGTGTATGATGATGACTCAGAAGAAGATCATTCAGAAAG CTATTATAAGATTGTTACTGAAGCTGAAAACTACTCCGCCATACTATCAAAACTGCAAGATGAAGGAATAGCATATGAACCAGACAATGGTTTTGAACTACTGCCACTGAACCCCATTGAG GTAGATGATGAAGCGATGGAGTTAAACAAGGAAACTAATGTCCAAATTACTTGA